In one window of Burkholderia cenocepacia DNA:
- a CDS encoding ABC transporter permease, with protein MAIPLTYIARNLWTRRLTTALTAGGMALVIFVFATVQMLDAGLTKTLVSTGEPDNAVVIRKGAETEIQSSIDHQQANALEMHPAVALGPDGRPLVSKEAVVLISLVKTSTGKPSNVVIRGVSPAGLALRPHVKLMAGRLFAPGSSEIVVGSAIAKGFSSTQLGDRLHFAQRDWTIVGIFDAGGSGFDSEIWGDVDQLMQSFRRTSYSSMVLRIPSADGFARFKADIDVDPRLTDEAKREQTFYGDQSKALSTFINILGITLSTIFSIAAMIGAMITMYASVANRVAEIGTLRALGFKRTSVLAAFLLEALLLGFVGGVAGLACASLMQFASFSTTNFQTFSDLSFRFVLTPAIVVKTLLFSLVMGLVGGFLPAMRAARLKIVDALRAQ; from the coding sequence ATGGCGATCCCGCTCACCTACATCGCTCGCAACCTGTGGACCCGGCGGCTTACCACCGCGCTCACCGCCGGCGGGATGGCGCTCGTGATCTTCGTGTTCGCGACGGTGCAGATGCTCGATGCCGGCCTCACGAAAACGCTCGTGTCGACCGGCGAACCCGATAACGCGGTGGTGATCCGCAAGGGCGCCGAGACCGAAATCCAGAGTTCGATCGACCACCAGCAAGCCAACGCGCTCGAGATGCACCCGGCCGTCGCGCTCGGCCCCGACGGCCGGCCGCTCGTGTCGAAGGAAGCCGTCGTGCTGATCTCGCTCGTGAAGACGTCGACCGGCAAGCCGTCAAACGTCGTGATTCGCGGCGTGTCGCCGGCCGGCCTCGCGCTGCGTCCGCACGTGAAGCTCATGGCCGGCCGCCTGTTCGCGCCCGGCTCGTCGGAGATCGTCGTCGGCAGTGCGATCGCGAAAGGCTTCAGCAGCACCCAGCTCGGCGACCGCCTGCATTTCGCGCAGCGCGACTGGACCATCGTCGGCATCTTCGACGCGGGCGGCAGCGGCTTCGATTCGGAGATCTGGGGCGACGTCGACCAGCTGATGCAGTCGTTCCGGCGCACCAGCTATTCGTCGATGGTGCTGCGCATCCCGAGCGCCGACGGCTTCGCGCGCTTCAAGGCCGACATCGACGTCGACCCGCGACTGACCGACGAGGCGAAGCGCGAGCAGACCTTCTACGGCGACCAGTCGAAGGCGCTGTCGACCTTCATCAACATCCTCGGCATCACGCTGTCGACGATCTTCTCGATCGCCGCGATGATCGGCGCGATGATCACGATGTATGCGTCGGTCGCGAACCGCGTGGCCGAGATCGGCACGCTGCGCGCGCTCGGCTTCAAGCGCACCAGCGTGCTCGCCGCGTTCCTGCTGGAGGCGCTGCTGCTCGGCTTCGTCGGCGGCGTCGCGGGGCTCGCGTGCGCGTCGCTGATGCAGTTCGCGTCGTTCTCGACGACCAACTTCCAGACCTTCTCGGACCTGTCGTTCCGCTTCGTGCTGACGCCCGCGATCGTCGTGAAGACGCTGCTGTTCTCGCTCGTGATGGGGCTCGTCGGCGGATTCCTGCCGGCGATGCGCGCCGCGCGATTGAAGATCGTCGACGCGCTGCGCGCGCAGTGA
- a CDS encoding ABC transporter permease, translated as MFVLKLIARNALRHRLRTLLTVLGLTIAVLAFGLLHTVVDAWYAGAAAASSGRLVTRNAISLVFPLPVSYENRIRGVDGVTAVVRSNWFGGIYRDPKNFFASFAVSDNYLDLYPEFILPAQQRADYARDRRGCLVGRQLATQFGFKVGDVIPLKGTIYPGTWDFVVRGILDGRDDSTITRQLVFHWDYLNETVRKRTPKQADQVGVFVLGVAHPDDGASIARNVDAVFKNSLAETLTETEQAFQLGFVAMSNQIIAAIRLVSYVVILIIMAVMANAMAMSARERTAEYATLKALGFGPGFLALIVFGESDVIAVAGGGLGILATPPAASLFKQAAGGIFPVFKVSTETVVLQAACSVAVGLAAAIVPAWQAARVRVVEGLRAIG; from the coding sequence ATGTTCGTGCTGAAGCTGATCGCGCGCAACGCGCTGCGGCACCGGCTGCGCACGCTCTTGACCGTGCTCGGGCTCACGATCGCCGTACTCGCGTTCGGGCTGCTGCACACCGTCGTCGACGCGTGGTACGCGGGCGCGGCGGCCGCGTCCAGCGGCCGGCTCGTCACGCGCAACGCGATCTCGCTGGTGTTTCCGCTGCCGGTCAGCTACGAGAACCGCATCCGCGGCGTGGACGGCGTGACGGCCGTGGTGCGCTCGAACTGGTTCGGCGGTATCTATCGCGACCCGAAGAACTTCTTCGCGAGCTTCGCGGTGTCGGACAACTATCTCGACCTGTATCCGGAATTCATCCTGCCGGCGCAGCAGCGCGCCGACTACGCCCGCGACCGCCGCGGCTGCCTCGTCGGCCGCCAGCTCGCGACGCAGTTCGGCTTCAAGGTCGGCGACGTGATCCCGCTGAAGGGCACGATCTATCCGGGCACGTGGGATTTCGTCGTGCGCGGCATTCTCGACGGTCGCGACGATTCGACGATCACGCGCCAGCTGGTGTTCCACTGGGACTACCTGAACGAGACGGTGCGCAAGCGCACGCCGAAGCAGGCCGACCAGGTCGGCGTGTTCGTGCTCGGTGTCGCGCACCCCGACGACGGCGCGTCGATCGCGCGCAACGTCGACGCGGTGTTCAAGAACTCGCTCGCCGAGACGCTGACCGAGACCGAGCAGGCGTTCCAGCTCGGCTTCGTCGCGATGTCGAACCAGATCATCGCGGCGATCCGCCTCGTGTCGTACGTGGTGATCCTGATCATCATGGCCGTGATGGCCAACGCGATGGCGATGAGCGCCCGCGAGCGCACGGCCGAATACGCGACGCTGAAGGCGCTCGGCTTCGGCCCCGGGTTCCTCGCGCTGATCGTGTTCGGCGAATCGGACGTGATCGCGGTGGCCGGCGGTGGGCTCGGCATCCTCGCGACGCCGCCCGCGGCCAGCCTGTTCAAGCAGGCGGCCGGCGGCATCTTCCCGGTGTTCAAGGTGTCGACCGAGACGGTCGTGCTGCAGGCCGCGTGTTCGGTCGCGGTGGGCCTCGCTGCGGCAATCGTGCCGGCATGGCAGGCGGCGCGCGTGCGCGTCGTCGAAGGCCTGCGGGCGATCGGGTAG
- a CDS encoding DUF2239 family protein — protein MTSSTLLPSYTAFDGHRRLASGPLATVALAVRQAAGDAMPGSILIFDDATGRSIDLDLRGTADDIRARYAAPSADASGGAGEPAGAGVAEQRGRGRPKLGVVSREVTLLPRHWEWLGAQPGGASVALRKLVEDARRTHAAADRQRDAQARAYHFMSAMAGDLPGFEEAARALYANGAPRLAELIAGWPDDVRDHALALARGDLPPSAEDC, from the coding sequence ATGACCTCCTCCACACTCCTTCCTTCGTACACGGCCTTCGACGGCCACCGGCGGCTCGCATCGGGTCCGCTCGCGACGGTCGCGCTCGCGGTCCGGCAGGCGGCCGGCGACGCGATGCCCGGTTCGATCCTGATCTTCGACGACGCGACGGGCCGCTCGATCGACCTCGACCTGCGCGGCACGGCGGACGACATCCGCGCGCGCTATGCGGCGCCATCGGCCGACGCGTCCGGCGGCGCCGGCGAGCCGGCAGGCGCTGGCGTTGCCGAACAGCGCGGCCGCGGCCGGCCGAAGCTCGGCGTCGTGTCGCGCGAGGTCACGCTGCTGCCGCGTCACTGGGAATGGCTCGGCGCGCAGCCGGGCGGCGCGTCGGTGGCGCTGCGCAAGCTCGTCGAGGACGCGCGGCGCACGCACGCGGCGGCCGACCGGCAGCGCGACGCGCAGGCGCGCGCGTACCACTTCATGTCGGCGATGGCGGGCGACCTGCCTGGTTTCGAGGAAGCCGCGCGGGCGCTGTATGCGAACGGTGCGCCGCGGCTGGCCGAGCTGATCGCCGGCTGGCCCGACGACGTGCGCGACCATGCGCTCGCCTTGGCGCGCGGCGACCTGCCGCCGTCTGCCGAAGACTGCTGA
- a CDS encoding LysR substrate-binding domain-containing protein, with the protein MANDGAVAAKIETRRFSMWTLEMNLNDLYLFVQAVEAGSMSAAARRLDLPKSTVSKRVAELERTLGARLVHRTSRSFRLTPVGAEFFEHARAAVIEADSARDAVLRQAAEPAGVVRITSSVPVAQHILAPCLPALAIAHPKLLLQIHASDRLVDIAQEGFDIAVRSHFAPLPDSALVQRPLAASPVVVVAAPAYLARAGAPDTPADLAQHDGLHPGPQPWRLQRGGDAVDVTPRLRLQADESTLLLQAATAGLGLACLPDWIAGAALASGALVRVLPGWCAGTVTTTLLMPHRRGQLPGVRAAVEFLVQHVARHHGSGSGNGNGSTIEPRA; encoded by the coding sequence ATGGCGAACGATGGCGCAGTAGCCGCTAAAATTGAAACCCGTCGTTTCTCCATGTGGACGCTGGAAATGAATCTGAACGATCTCTACCTGTTCGTGCAGGCGGTGGAGGCCGGCAGCATGTCGGCGGCCGCGCGCCGGCTCGACCTGCCGAAATCGACGGTCAGCAAGCGCGTGGCCGAGCTGGAACGCACGCTCGGCGCGCGGCTCGTGCATCGCACGTCGCGCAGCTTCCGGCTCACGCCGGTCGGCGCCGAATTCTTCGAGCATGCGCGCGCCGCCGTGATCGAGGCCGACAGCGCGCGCGACGCGGTGCTGCGGCAGGCCGCCGAGCCGGCCGGCGTCGTGCGGATCACGAGCTCGGTGCCGGTCGCGCAGCATATCCTCGCGCCGTGCCTGCCGGCGCTGGCGATCGCGCACCCGAAGCTGCTGCTGCAGATTCATGCGAGCGACCGCCTCGTCGACATCGCGCAGGAAGGCTTCGACATCGCGGTGCGCAGCCATTTCGCGCCGCTGCCCGATTCCGCGCTCGTGCAACGGCCGCTCGCGGCGTCGCCGGTCGTCGTCGTGGCCGCGCCGGCCTATCTCGCGCGGGCCGGCGCGCCGGACACGCCGGCCGATCTCGCGCAGCACGACGGGCTCCACCCGGGCCCGCAGCCGTGGCGGCTGCAGCGCGGCGGCGATGCCGTCGACGTGACGCCGCGCCTGCGGCTGCAGGCCGACGAATCGACGCTGCTGCTACAGGCGGCGACGGCTGGCCTCGGCCTCGCGTGCCTGCCCGACTGGATCGCCGGCGCCGCGCTCGCGTCCGGCGCGCTCGTGCGCGTGCTGCCCGGCTGGTGCGCCGGCACCGTCACGACGACGCTGCTGATGCCGCACCGGCGCGGCCAGCTGCCCGGCGTACGCGCCGCCGTCGAGTTTCTCGTGCAGCACGTGGCGCGCCATCACGGCAGCGGCAGCGGCAACGGCAACGGCAGCACGATCGAGCCGCGCGCGTGA
- a CDS encoding carotenoid oxygenase family protein: protein MTVFDLNRGALAPVADEVDIVELRVTGAIPRELDGTLLRNGPNPPGGRFEGNDMLSWWPEAAMLHAISFDDGRAAGYRNRWARTQRWAAVHAPGQAPQLPDTNPNVNVLQHAGELLALAEGGAPLAITAALDSFGVPARHAGLDGGMTAHPKVDPVTDELILFRADWRAPWLRYGVVDAQGVPRVDLEIELGAPSMMHDLAITETRSLLLDLNVGYDFSLLKQGHRMPLRWHDDRPARIGVIPRHGGDVRWFGVEPCFIQHVVNAYDCDASCIVLDAVRYPSFLRLDARTGRFADNPVGELWRYVIDTANGLIDEGPLADGGIELPRINESRTGRGYRYLYAVEQPNNAEMRGVMRFDHARGTTMHYAVPAGDQNGEPVFVPRPGGADEDDGWLLVMVYRAATDTSDVVILDARAIDAGPVATVHLPRRVPAGFHGAWVPRERRA, encoded by the coding sequence ATGACCGTATTCGACCTCAACCGCGGCGCGCTCGCGCCGGTCGCCGACGAAGTCGACATCGTCGAGCTGCGCGTGACGGGCGCCATTCCGCGCGAACTCGACGGCACGTTGCTGCGCAACGGCCCGAACCCGCCGGGCGGCCGCTTCGAAGGCAACGATATGCTGTCGTGGTGGCCGGAGGCCGCGATGCTGCATGCGATCTCGTTCGACGACGGCCGCGCGGCCGGCTACCGGAACCGCTGGGCGCGCACGCAGCGCTGGGCGGCCGTCCACGCGCCCGGGCAGGCGCCGCAACTGCCCGACACCAATCCGAACGTGAACGTGTTGCAGCATGCGGGCGAATTGCTCGCGCTGGCCGAGGGCGGCGCGCCGCTCGCGATCACCGCCGCGCTCGATTCGTTCGGCGTGCCCGCGCGGCACGCGGGCCTCGACGGCGGGATGACCGCCCATCCGAAGGTCGACCCGGTAACCGACGAGCTGATCCTGTTCCGCGCGGACTGGCGCGCACCGTGGCTGCGCTACGGCGTCGTGGATGCGCAGGGCGTGCCGCGCGTCGATCTCGAGATCGAACTGGGCGCGCCGTCGATGATGCACGACCTCGCGATCACCGAAACCCGCAGCCTGCTGCTCGACCTGAACGTCGGCTACGACTTCTCGCTGCTGAAGCAGGGCCACCGGATGCCGCTGCGCTGGCACGACGACCGGCCCGCGCGCATCGGCGTGATCCCGCGCCACGGCGGCGACGTGCGCTGGTTCGGCGTCGAGCCGTGCTTCATCCAGCACGTCGTGAACGCGTACGACTGCGACGCGTCGTGCATCGTGCTCGACGCGGTGCGCTATCCATCGTTCCTGCGGCTCGACGCGCGCACGGGCCGCTTCGCCGACAACCCGGTCGGCGAGCTGTGGCGCTACGTGATCGATACGGCGAACGGGCTGATCGACGAAGGGCCGCTCGCCGACGGCGGCATCGAGCTGCCGCGCATCAACGAAAGCCGCACCGGGCGCGGCTACCGCTACCTGTATGCGGTCGAGCAGCCGAACAACGCGGAAATGCGCGGCGTGATGCGTTTCGATCACGCGCGCGGCACGACGATGCACTACGCGGTGCCGGCCGGCGACCAGAACGGCGAGCCGGTGTTCGTGCCGCGCCCGGGTGGCGCCGACGAGGACGACGGCTGGCTGCTGGTGATGGTCTACCGTGCGGCGACGGATACGAGCGACGTCGTGATCCTCGATGCGCGCGCGATCGACGCGGGGCCGGTCGCGACCGTGCATCTGCCGCGCCGCGTGCCGGCCGGGTTCCACGGCGCGTGGGTGCCGCGCGAACGTCGAGCGTGA
- a CDS encoding glutathione S-transferase family protein, whose product MSPILLYGIPAGCSFGSIVALEWTGHPYRLSRITMPGTVTSDAFLALNPVAETPAFVTANGDVLTESIAILGHIGAQALDRGLAFRQGSADFDRLNRMLAWLNTTFFNAFGALWYVYEHDTEGAEKAALQAYGRGKVLKAHRQLEALLERVEGPWLLGVRRTLADAYFTGIARWADYHAVFERDAFPRVAALRERLADDASVQFAHAIEENLPPLASSAFEGHVSLDDALASARGVVAPARAV is encoded by the coding sequence ATGTCACCGATCCTTCTCTACGGTATTCCCGCCGGCTGCTCGTTCGGCTCGATCGTCGCGCTCGAATGGACCGGCCACCCGTACCGGCTGTCGCGCATCACGATGCCGGGCACCGTGACGAGCGACGCGTTCCTCGCGCTGAACCCGGTCGCCGAGACGCCGGCGTTCGTCACGGCGAACGGCGACGTGCTGACCGAAAGCATCGCGATCCTCGGCCATATCGGCGCGCAGGCGCTCGACCGCGGCCTCGCGTTTCGGCAGGGCAGCGCGGATTTCGACCGGCTGAACCGAATGCTGGCGTGGCTGAACACGACGTTCTTCAACGCGTTCGGCGCGCTCTGGTACGTGTACGAACACGACACCGAAGGCGCGGAGAAAGCGGCGTTGCAGGCGTACGGCCGCGGCAAGGTGCTGAAGGCGCACCGGCAACTCGAAGCACTGCTCGAACGCGTCGAAGGCCCGTGGCTGCTGGGCGTGCGGCGCACGCTGGCCGATGCGTACTTCACGGGAATCGCGCGTTGGGCCGACTATCACGCGGTGTTCGAGCGCGATGCTTTCCCGCGCGTCGCCGCGCTGCGTGAGCGGCTTGCCGACGATGCCAGCGTGCAGTTCGCGCACGCGATCGAGGAGAACCTGCCGCCGCTGGCGTCGTCGGCGTTCGAAGGGCATGTGTCGCTCGACGACGCGCTGGCCAGCGCGCGCGGCGTCGTGGCGCCGGCGCGGGCGGTGTGA